A window from Telopea speciosissima isolate NSW1024214 ecotype Mountain lineage chromosome 8, Tspe_v1, whole genome shotgun sequence encodes these proteins:
- the LOC122670778 gene encoding mitotic spindle checkpoint protein MAD2: protein MASRTITKDIITLRGSAAIVSEFFGYAANSILYNRGVYPEESFAKVKKYGLSMLLTEDEGVKSFMSNLTAQLSEWLEAGQLQRVVLVIMSKATSEVLERWNFSIETDKEVVEKGVSKEKSDKEIMREIQAIMRQIASCITYLPCLDEPRVFDVLAYTDKEVAVPFTWIESDPKLINNPQMVKLHSFDTKIHKIDTLVSYKNDEWDE from the exons ATGGCTTCGAGAACCATCACCAAAGATATCATCACTCTCCGGGGTTCTGCAGCTATCGTCAGCGAGTTCTTCG GTTATGCTGCAAACAG TATTCTGTACAACCGTGGAGTTTATCCGGAAGAAAGTTTCGCCAAGGTAAAGAAATATGGGCTCTCAATGTTGCTAACTGAAGATGAGGGTGTCAAATCCTTCATGTCCAACCTAACCGCCCAGTTATCAG AATGGCTAGAAGCAGGGCAGTTACAGAGAGTTGTTCTGGTGATAATGAGTAAGGCCACTTCTGAAGTACTGGAGAGATGGAATTTCAGTATAGAGACTGACAAGGAGGTGGTTGAGAAAGG GGTTTCCAAGGAAAAAAGCGACAAGGAGATCATGAGAGAGATTCAAGCCATTATGAGACAGATAGCCTCCTGCATTACTTACTTACCATGCCTGGACGAACCCC GTGTTTTCGACGTTTTAGCCTATACAGATAAAGAAGTGGCAGTCCCATTTACCTGGATTGAGAGCGACCCCAAATTGATCAACAACCCACAAATGGTGAAATTGCATTCTTTCGATACCAAG ATACACAAGATTGATACCCTTGTCTCATACAAGAACGATGAATGGGACGAATAG
- the LOC122671973 gene encoding trihelix transcription factor GT-1-like, with product MYLSEKPRPIDFYKEEGREMIIEVVGNVGLQPQQPQPQQQQQMILADSSGEDHEHEVKAPKKRAETWVQEETRSLISFRREMDSLFNTSKSNKHLWEQISSKMREKGFDRSPTMCTDKWRNLLKEFKKAKYQDRGSGSAKMSYYKELEELLRERSKNASYKTPTPSKVDSFIQFPDKGLEDASIPFVSVEGNGRSALNLERRSDHDGHPLAITAAEAVGGSGVPPWNWRETPGNGGESNSSYGGRVISVKWGEYTRRIGIDGTADAIKEAIKSAFGLRTKRAFWLEDEDEVVRSLDRDMPLGNYTLHLDEGLTIKVCLYDESDRIPVRTEEKTLYTEDDFRDFLSRRGWTGLREFNIFRTVDTLDDLRPGAIYQGVRLLGD from the exons ATGTACTTGTCTGAGAAGCCTCGTCCAATTGACTTCTATAAGGAGGAGGGACGAGAGATGATAATTGAAGTTGTCGGCAATGTTGGGTTGCAGCCCCAGCAGCCGCAGccgcagcagcaacagcaaatGATTCTGGCCGATAGCAGCGGGGAAGACCACGAGCACGAGGTGAAGGCGCCCAAGAAGCGGGCCGAGACTTGGGTTCAGGAGGAGACCCGAAGCCTTATCAGTTTCCGGCGAGAAATGGATAGTCTCTTCAATACTTCCAAGTCCAACAAGCATCTTTGGGAGCAGATTTCGTCTAAGATGAGGGAGAAGGGTTTCGATCGATCTCCGACCATGTGCACAGATAAATGGAGGAACTTATTAAAAGAATTCAAGAAGGCGAAGTACCAAGATAGAGGTAGTGGTTCAGCAAAGATGTCGTACTACAAGGAACTAGAGGAACTGCTCAGGGAGAGAAGTAAGAACGCCTCTTACAAAACTCCTACACCTTCTAAGGTCGATTCCTTCATCCAATTCCCAGATAAAG GTCTTGAGGATGCCAGTATTCCATTTGTTTCTGTTGAAG GTAATGGAAGGTCAGCACTCAATCTTGAAAGGCGTTCGGATCATGATGGACACCCTCTTGCCATCACGGCAGCTGAAGCAGTTGGAGGCAGTGGAGTTCCCCCGTGGAATTGGAGAGAAACTCCTGGAAATG GTGGGGAGAGCAACTCTTCCTATGGTGGGAGGGTGATCTCAGTCAAGTGGGGAGAATACACTAGGAGGATTGGCATTGATGGTACTGCAGATGCAATCAAAGAGGCAATCAAGTCTGCTTTCGGGTTAAGAACCAAGAGGGCATTTTGGTTGGAAGATGAAGACGAAGTTGTTCGGAGCCTTGACAGGGACATGCCATTGGGGAATTACACTCTTCACCTTGACGAGG GATTGACAATCAAAGTTTGTCTCTATGATGAATCTGACCGCATACCTGTTCGTACTGAAGAGAAGACACTTTACACTGAAGATGATTTTCGTGATTTCCTTAGCCGCCGTGGTTGGACGGGTCTAAGAGAGTTCAATATCTTCAGAACTGTCGACACTTTAGATGATCTCCGTCCTGGTGCAATCTACCAGGGTGTGAGATTGCTTGGGGACTAA
- the LOC122672818 gene encoding uncharacterized protein LOC122672818 — protein MMRPTTVSSAQWGTPGVYIQRPLSTSQKLPDVLRLSISSKIVRNVEVHCNTSSLSRTGSVCDPGWILRPMATPINCMIMSAMNHDCVCQFHILNHKAMTALPVRRECIGGIARACSATASLMTSSSTQLLLRPPAPLVVANQIPFNTPQRSEEWFALRRDKLTTSTFSTALGFWKGNRRSELWHEKVFTSDAGSITAAGKAAMAWGVLNESAAIERYKGITGHDVSSLGFAVHAEDKFKWLGASPDGLLGCSPGGGVLEVKCPYNKGKPELALPWSTVPFYYMPQVQGQMEIMDREWVDLYCWTQNGSTIFRVCRDQEYWKLIHRILQEFWWENVVPAREAFLLGKEEDAKAYGPAPTHKQTGLVISKSLKLASEAKLICRDIAGHTQFYK, from the exons ATGATGAGACCCACAACGGTTTCTTCGGCTCAGTGGGGAACCCCCGGCGTTTACATTCAGCGACCTCTCTCTACTTCTCAAAAACTGCCAGATGTTCTACGTTTATCTATTTCATCCAAAATCGTTCGCAACGTTGAAGTCCATTGTAACACCAGCAGCCTTTCAAGGACTGGTTCAG TATGTGATCCTGGTTGGATCCTGCGACCGATGGCAACCCCCATCAACTGCATGATTATGTCTGCAATGAACCATGATTGTGTCTGCCAATTCCATATTCTCAATCACAAAGCTATGACAGCACTGCCAGTGAGAAGGGAGTGTATTGGTGGCATTGCCCGAGCCTGTTCTGCCACTGCCTCACTGATGACATCTTCATCAACCCAACTCCTCCTTCGTCCCCCTGCACCACTGGTAGTGGCCAACCAAATCCCCTTTAATACCCCACAGCGCTCAGAAGAATGGTTTGCACTCCGTAGGGACAAGCTGACAACTAGCACCTTCAGTACTGCTCTGGGATTTTGGAAGGGCAACCGCCGTTCTGAGCTTTGGCATGAGAAAGTATTCACATCGGATGCTGGATCCATTACTGCTGCTGGAAAAGCTGCCATGGCATGGGGTGTGCTCAACGAATCTGCTGCAATAGAGCGGTACAAGGGTATCACAGGTCATGATGTTAGTTCCCTTGGGTTTGCAGTGCATGCAGAGGACAAGTTCAAATGGCTTGGTGCCTCCCCGGATGGGCTTCTAGGGTGTAGTCCTGGGGGTGGGGTTCTGGAGGTGAAGTGCCCATATAATAAGGGGAAGCCTGAACTTGCTTTGCCATGGTCAACTGTGCCTTTCTATTATATGCCTCAGGTGCAGGGTCAGATGGAGATCATGGATAGAGAATGGGTTGATTTGTATTGCTGGACTCAAAATGGGAGTACAATCTTCCGTGTTTGCCGAGATCAGGAATATTGGAAGCTGATTCATAGGATTCTGCAGGAATTTTGGTGGGAGAATGTTGTACCTGCAAGAGAAGCTTTTCTGCTTGGGAAAGAGGAGGATGCAAAGGCCTACGGACCAGCTCCCACACACAAGCAGACAGGGCTGGTTATTAGTAAGAGCTTGAAATTGGCTTCTGAGGCGAAGCTGATATGCAGGGACATTGCTGGCCACACACAGTTTTACAAGTGA
- the LOC122671185 gene encoding F-box protein SKIP14-like, translating to MTLNFSSRPIFPANPSEDNLLSSIRIANGYVVEGIPDKNSYGFGKPRRFNWEIEDSYDCKRDRADREGSHEPISNDILDILPSDPFGMDISATFTAITGWMEDLEADSENYMRGEASAKKGDYQLVAGLNFIWNSAMRFQTEPGSIGIGERSNPVGRFDGWLEDKEFGDGSCDGGFGSVTSVCNVEEIPSSDDDGDSRAASCRSNECHEGAEYCPPGEEADAPHEALLFALSYLGVQDLLSVERVCRTLRSAVQNDALLWMNIHIDQPLSERITDDALMQLIGRAQGNLQSLSLVECSRITDDGLKRILETNPRLNKLSVPVCTRLSVEGIVNNLKAFKSSGAPGIKHLRIGGLYGVTNRHYEELKLLLGSENCQQPKYHKPRFYHCGHLSPSCDDDRAIDIEMCPRCQNLRLVYDCPAESCQAKQTASQLCRACTFCIARCVQCGRCVNDGEYEETFCLDLICLSCGKQLPSCPEMQDKDVPFHQETRYDIHLNG from the exons ATGACCTTGAACTTTTCTAGTCGGCCCATCTTTCCTGCTAATCCGTCCGAAGACAATTTACTTTCCTCCATTAGAATTGCCAATGGCTACGTTGTGGAGGGAATTCCCGACAAGAACTCATATGGTTTTGGTAAACCACGTCGTTTCAACTGGGAAATTGAGGATTCCTATGATTGCAAAAGGGACAGAGCTGATAGGGAAGGTTCTCACGAGCCAATCTCCAATGATATTCTTGACATCCTTCCATCGGATCCCTTCGGCATGGATATAAGTGCCACTTTTACTGCTATCACGGGTTGGATGGAGGACCTGGAAGCAGACTCTGAGAACTACATGAGAGGTGAAGCTAGTGCAAAGAAAGGAGATTATCAGTTAGTTGCGGGGTTGAATTTTATCTGGAATAGTGCCATGAGGTTTCAGACGGAGCCAGGATCCATTGGAATTGGTGAACGATCAAACCCAGTTGGTAGGTTTGATGGATGGTTGGAGGACAAAGAATTTGGGGATGGATCATGTGACGGTGGCTTCGGATCAGTTACATCAGTATGCAATGTGGAGGAGATCCCTAGTTCTGATGATGACGGTGATTCTCGTGCTGCCAGCTGTCGATCCAATGAGTGTCATGAGGGTGCTGAATATTGTCCTCCTGGAGAAGAAGCAGATGCTCCACACGAGGCTTTGCTCTTTGCCCTCAGTTATCTTGGTGTACAGGATCTCCTTTCTGTTGAAAGGGTTTGCAGAACTCTCCGTTCTGCAGTGCAAAATGACGCCCTCCTGTGGATGAATATTCATATAGACCAGCCATTGAGTGAAAGGATCACAGATGATGCTCTTATGCAGCTAATTGGCCGAGCTCAAGGCAATTTGCAATCTTTGAGTCTAGTGGAGTGCTCAAGGATCACAGATGATGGTCTGAAACGCATCCTTGAAACTAATCCAAGATTAAACAAG CTGAGTGTCCCAGTATGTACGAGACTCAGTGTTGAGGGAATCGTGAATAACTTGAAGGCTTTCAAGTCTTCCGGGGCACCTGGGATAAAACACCTAAGGATTGGTGGCCTTTATGGTGTAACTAATAGACACTATGAAGAGTTGAAGCTCTTGTTGGGTTCAGAAAATTGTCAACAGCCAAAATATCATAAACCACGGTTTTATCACTGTGGACATTTGTCTCCCTCTTGTGACGATGATCGTGCTATTGATATTGAAATGTGTCCAAGATGCCAGAATTTGAGACTGGTCTATGATTGCCCTGCAGAGAGCTGCCAAGCGAAGCAGACTGCTTCCCAGTTGTGCAGGGCATGCACATTCTGCATTGCACGGTGTGTCCAATGTGGGCGGTGTGTCAATGATGGTGAATATGAGGAGACATTCTGCCTGGACTTGATTTGTTTAAGCTGTGGGAAGCAACTACCGAGTTGCCCGGAAATGCAGGACAAAGATGTTCCCTTCCACCAAGAAACTAGGTACGATATTCACCTCAATGGCTAG
- the LOC122671186 gene encoding glucose-6-phosphate 1-dehydrogenase 6, cytoplasmic-like — protein MGSNEVSTEFSKDLEFVPENGCLSIVVFGASGDLAKKMTFPALFNLYRQGFLPPSEVHIFGYARTKLSDAELRDRISGRLVYGEAASSELSEVVSNFLQLVTYVNGSYDSEDGFRQLDKEICEHEISKNSQEGSGRRLFYLALPPLTYPIVCKMIRDCCMSKSDLGGWTRVIAEKPFGKDLGSSEELHKQLGELFDEQQLYRIDHYLGKELVQNLMVLRFANRFFMPLWNRDNIDNIQIVFREDFGTEGRGGYFDEYGIIRDVIQNHLLQVLCIVAMEKPVSLDPEHIRDEKVKVLQSVLPINMEEVVLGQYEGYKDDPTVSDTSNTPTFASFILHIHNERWEGVPFIIKAGKALNTSKAEVRVQFKDVPGDIFKCKKLGRNELLIRLQPAEAMYMKLTVKKPGLEMSTIQSELDLSYEQRYPGVTIPDAYERLFLDSIRGDQQHFVRDDELKVSWEIFTPLLHRIDEGGMKPIPYKRGSRGPEGADELVTKAGYVRKQGYIWISPSL, from the exons ATGGGATCGAACGAGGTTTCCACAGAATTCTCAAAGGACCTTGAATTTGTTCCGGAAAATGGCTGTCTCTCCATTGTTGTGTTTGGTGCCTCTGGTGACCTTGCCAAAAAGATGACATTCCCGGCACTTTTCAATCTTTACCGGCAG GGGTTCCTTCCACCAAGTGAAGTTCATATTTTTGGGTATGCACGAACAAAGCTTTCAGATGCTGAGTTAAGAGATCGCATAAGTGG GCGTCTTGTATATGGAGAGGCAGCTTCTTCTGAGCTCTCTGAAGTTGTATCAAATTTTTTGCAATTG GTCACATATGTCAATGGTTCTTATGATTCTGAGGATGGCTTCCGTCAATTGGATAAGGAAATTTGTGAGCATGAAATCTCAAAAAACAGTCAAGAAGGATCAGGCCGGAGACTTTTTTATCTTGCACTTCCTCCATTAACATATCCAATTGTTTGCAAAATGATCAGGGATTGTTGCATGAGTAAAT CTGATCTTGGTGGATGGACTCGAGTAATTGCTGagaagccttttggaaaggatTTGGGATCTTCAGAGGAACTTCATAAACAGCTTGGGGAGTTATTTGATGAACAACAACTTTACCGTATTGACCACTACTTGGGAAAGGAATTGGTGCAAAACTTG ATGGTGCTTCGTTTTGCTAATCGCTTTTTTATGCCTCTGTGGAACCGTGACAACATTGACAACATACAG ATTGTATTCAGGGAGGATTTTGGAACTGAAGGTCGTGGTGGATATTTTGATGAATATGG AATTATCCGTGATGTCATTCAAAATCATCTGTTACAG GTGCTTTGCATAGTCGCCATGGAGAAGCCTGTTTCTCTTGATCCTGAGCACATCAGGGATGAGAAAGTGAAG GTTCTTCAATCAGTCTTACCTATAAATATGGAAGAGGTGGTATTAGGACAGTATGAAGGGTACAAGGATGATCCAACAGTTTCTGACACCTCCAATACCCCAACCTTTGCATCTTTCATTTTGCATATACACAATGAGAGATGGGAAG GTGTTCCTTTTATAATCAAGGCAGGAAAAGCATTAAACACAAGCAAGGCAGAAGTTCGTGTTCAGTTTAAGGATGTTCCTGGTGATATCTTTAAAT GTAAGAAACTCGGGAGAAATGAGTTGCTAATACGCCTGCAACCAGCAGAGGCCATGTACATGAAACTGACG GTCAAGAAACCTGGACTGGAAATGTCAACCATACAGAGTGAACTAGACTTGTCCTATGAACAACGCTATCCAGGGGTTACAATTCCTGATGCTTATGAGCGTCTGTTTCTTGATTC AATACGGGGTGATCAGCAGCATTTTGTTCGGGATGATGAGTTGAAG GTATCATGGGAGATATTCACTCCATTGCTGCACAGAATTGATGAAGGTGGGATGAAGCCAATTCCATACAAACGAGGCAGCCGAGGTCCTGAAGGAGCAGATGAGCTTGTGACAAAGGCTGGCTATGTGCGAAAACAAGGTTATATTTGGATTTCACCTTCCTTGTAA